The following DNA comes from Rhodanobacter sp. AS-Z3.
AACTCAAGCGTTAGAGGTCACATGAGAGCTCTGGGCACATTGACGATAGTTGCGCTTCTTTCTGCCTGCAGCGCGCCTACAACTCGACCAATCTCCGTAAACACAGATTACTGCTATAGCAGTACTGACGGACTTCGTTACAACCATTTCAATTTGCATCTCCAGCCAGGCGGCCGCTACACGATCATGTTGCAAGGTGACATCGGCATTTGGGGGGAGGCTTCCGGTTTGTGAGCTCAAGAAGGGCACGACATTATCTTGTCTGAGACTTCTGACAAAGGTGTCATCGGCTTCCCAAAACACTTCAAAATCCAAAGCGACGATTCACTAAAGTTCGCTTATCAAGGTGCCGGCTACTCAACCGGAGGCACAGACCTGCTGCCCCGCAAGTGTGACCTCTAACCACTCGTCCAAGCGGACGTGCGAAAAAGCCGCACGCCGCTTAACTCCAGCGTTAGGCCTCACAAACGAAATCTATGACCAACCAAGTTGACGACAATTTCTACAACCGTGCAGATGGATACATTGCGCTAGCTAACGAACATTGCTTGTCTACTGGCAAGGGTAAAGTTAGTGCGTCGTTTCTCTATGGCGCCGCCAGATTCAATGCTTACGTTGGAGCTATCAATTCCGGTTCACTTCAGCGCATGACGGAAGAAAAAGAAAACATTGTCAGCTACTACTTGAAAGAGTACGAAGATATGCTCCGCGAGAACCTCACTGACTACATCGAAAATTACGACGACTACATGGCAACACCGAGCGGCGGTGAGGCCTAACAATTCGTCCAAGCGGACGTGCGAAAAGCCGCACGCCGCTTAACTCAAGCGTTAGCCATAAGGAAGGGAACACGACATGTTGGCATTGGATACCGCTCTTGCAGTGGCTTTGGGAATACTGGGTGGCGCTTTGGCGCATATCACATGGTTGCTTAAGTTTGGCAAATCTCTCGCGCAGCGCGACAAAACTCCGCCCATGGGCAAAAAGGCCAAGCGACTACGAATATCCCTAATGTTTCTCTCGGTGGGCTTTGGTGGCGCGGCTGGCTTCATCGTCGCGCTTGTCGTAGATAGCAATCACTTGGCTCTCTCTGTCCTTATTACAGCATCTGTTTTAGGCGGCTTAGGTAGCGGCGCTCTAGTTCGCTTCTTAGGGCTGCATGGCGCGAGTGGCTAACAATTCGTCCAAGCGGACGTGCGAAAAAGCCGCACGCCGCTTAACTCCAGCGTTAGGCCCCAAGAGACACATCCATGTATCGTGAAGCTGCGGAAGCAATCAATCGTGGTCTGAGCCTTGGCGCCAGGCTACTGCTTGGTTCATTCTCCGCGCTGTTTGGCATTGTCATGATGCTCACCGCGCAGCCTACAGATAATGCAATATTTTTTTACCTTATAGGTGCCTTCTTCTTGCTCATCGCGGTTGCATGCGTTACTCGGGGGCGCGTGCGGCAGTTTATTGGTAGCGTCGTTGGTTGCGTCATGTTTGCTCTTGGAGTCTGGTACCTTGTCACCGAGTTTTTCCGCTGCGTTTATTGGTCCGACTCGCGTGCCCAGCCATCTGCTCTAAATGCATGTCTGTATCTTGCATTCATTGGTATACCAGGTGCGGCTTATGCCTATCGCGCGCGCTTCGGTTTACGGGGCAAGGCCTAACCACTCCGTAAGAGACTTCCCGTCAACCCCGGGCACATGATGCTTTTGCCCTGGGCTTTCAGGCGACTGCCGGTAGTGCTTGTGTCCGGTGTGGCGTAGTACGTGTCAATGCCAAGCGGGTAAGACGAGTGTCAGGCTGCTTTTCCGTAATCGGTCTTGTTGAGTCAATGCCGCCGACTCGGACCTGTGTATAAACCGCACCCAAAGACCTCTTTCATTCGTCGGACTGTCCGATGCCCGGTGATCGACCGGAACATCGTTTGGACGTCCATCTGGTTAGTCAGGTTCTCTCTGGGTCGGCCTGAACCGTTGTCTACTACTCGGCGCTGACGATGAATCAAATCGGGTTGTTAGACGGTCTGCTCCGTACGGGTTTGCCGATGCATGGGATGGTTGAGGCAGGCGCACGGATCGTAGTCGGCGTCATGTGCCAGCATCGCCCAGATCTGTCGGGCGTGTTTGTTGGCTATGGCCACGATGACTTTGCCGAACAACATCCGCCCGTCGAGTGAGCGTATCCATAGTTGCTCGGGCGTCGCCTTCTCGATGGCCACTGCCTGGGCCCGTTGCAAGCTACTGCGTGCTCCCTGGACCAATAGCGTGCGCAGGTACGCATCGCCGCGACAGGTGATCTCCCCCAATCGTGCATGCCCTCCGCTGGAGTGTTGTGCCGGCACCAGCCCCAGCCACGCCGCCATCTGTCGTCCCTGCTTGAACTCTCGGGCGTTGCCGACGGTGGCCACCACTGCATCGGCAGTGATCGGCCCGATACCGACGATGGCGCGTAGCCGCACGCATTGCTCGTCATCTCGCGCGTGCGCTTCGATGCGTGCATCGCACGCGTCGAAGTGCGTGCGCAACTGCGCCCAGTGGTCCGCCACGTCGCGGATCAGTTCCTTGAACTCGGCCGGCAGACCGGCCTGCGCATCCAGATCGGCAAGAAGGCGGCGCAGCGCCACGTCACCCTGCGCCACGATCACTCCAAACTCAGCCAGCAGACCGCGAATCCGGTTGCCAATGGCCAGCGACTCGACCTTGTAGCCCTCGCGCACCCGATGCCACGACAACCGCACCTGCTGATCGACCGACTTGATTGGCACAAAGCGCATGTTGCCCTGGCGTGCCGCCGTGGCGATCGCTTCGGCGTCGGCGCGGTCGTTCTTGGTCTTGCGTCCCTTGCGGAACGGCTTGACGAACTGCGCCGCGATGATCCGCGGCTCAAGGCCGTATTCCAGGCATCGCCGCGCCCAATGGTGTGCCCCGCTGCAGGCTTCCATCGCCATTACCGTGCCTGCCGGCAGCTGGGCCAGCCACAGACCAAACGGCTCACGCCGCAGATCCTGCCGTCGCAGCACATGGCCGACGCCATCCACTTCACACGCTGCAAACACGCTCTTCGCCAAATCCACGCCGATGGTTATAGTGCTCATGGAGACTTCCTCTTCTGCTGACGGTTGTGTCGCAACACCATCATGGTCCTCGAGGCCGAAAGGGGAGGAAGTCTCTTTTTACTCATTCGAGTCGGACGGCTTCGCCGCCGCTCAATTCCAGCGTTAGGCCTCAAGGAGAGAGATATGTCGGAAGTCCGGTCTCAGGAAAACGCGGTGCCAGCTTTGGTGGCTGGCTCTATCATCGTCGGCGGTGTCACTGCTGGTCATTTCTTGATTGGTATTTGTTTTGCCGCAGTAGCATTTCTTGGCCTGGCCCTGCGTGCACAGCCGCGTACGCGTATTGTCGGTAGCTTGCTATTTCTTGCCGTGGTTCTGGGGTTCGCTTCTGCGATACTTTTCACTACGGGGCTTTCGCTCGGCAAGAACATGGCGATCCGGGATGCCGCACATGCGCAAGGTTCACTCGGCACTTTCGTGCAGTGAGATCTGACCACCCATCCGAGGCGTAAGGCTTCGCCGCCGGCTAATTCCAGCGTTATGCCGCAGAAAGACATCCATGCAAATTGAAGCGAAGAAGATCAGCCTGAGCAGGCAACTCTGCCTATGTGCTTTGATGTGTGGCGTTGCTGTTGTCGTCATAGTTCTTTTTCATAGTCAGCCCTACATACCGTCGCTCATTGGTGGTCTGCCCGTCTTCTATCAAATTCCTCTTGGCGTCGCGCTTGGGGGTCTTTTCTGGGCAGCGTCTGCAATGGGTTACAAATACACGGTAAGCCGCCAGTCAACCCAGTACACGGTTGAGAGCTATAGCCGTCTAGACCTTCGCGGCTGGAATCCTCTTTGGATTGCGCTTGCCGCTGGCTTTGGCGAAGAACTACTGTTCCGAGGTGCACTGCAACCGCTCCTTGGAATTTGGGTTACTTCGGCGCTGTTTGTACTTGTGCACGCGCGTGCCTATCGCTTCAGCAAGTTCAACAAACGGATGCTTGTTCAAGCACTCTGCATTTTTGCCACAAGTGTCTTTTTTGGCTTTCTCGCGCGCTATGCTGGCCTGGTCGCTGCCATGATCGTTCATGCAGCAATTGATGTTGTCGGTCTCTACACCATTCGTCGAGTGACACATGCGCAAGTGCCGGCTGCAGCATGACAACTCGTTCAAGGCGGACGGTAGACTTCCAGCGTTATAGTGCACAGGAGAGTTCGCGATGAACACCCAGAGAATCCTGCGTGGCCTTGCTGCGGCTGTGGCATGCGGCCTCCTGATTGGGGGGCTGGCATCACTCGCCAAAGTCACCGTCAATCCCGTGCTGCCATCGGTTGTTATCGGCTTCGTCGCAACAGCAATCGGTGCCTTCATAGCGCGTCGGGGTTTTGTTCTGCCCGCGCTCGGCTTGTGGTTCGCGGAGTGGCTTCTTGTCGTGTACGTCGTCTACTTCATCGCCGCGCCGACGGGTCAAGCGTCCCTCTTGGCCATTATTCAACGCAACCTGCTCAGCATCGCGTTGTCCGCACTGGCAGTGGCAATCGGTGCGTTGGTTGGGCAATCTCTTTCCAGACGGGCGCAGCGGAGCGCGCCAGCAATCTGAGATCTCATTCGACGCGGACGGCTGCGCGGCCGGCTGATCCCAGCGTTAGGCATCACAGAGTGAAGAGGAGGAAGCCACATGAGCGAGACATCCACACTTCTCAGTGCCATTGGAAGCCTTGCCTGGCCAATCATTTTTGCAGTTACGCTCTTTCACTTTCGAGACTTAGCAAGATCAATCATCCAAGCTTCGCTGGGCAGAGTGCGGCAAGGTGACGAAATCAGGGTTGGCATAGTCACCATTGGAAAGGCTGCTGGACAGCTTCAGGTTCCCATAGAAGGCCAACGGCTGACAGACAACCACTTCGCGCTAATCCATCGAAGTTGGCGATCCGAGAAACATGATGCGGCGCACGGCAGGCCCATGTATCGATTTCACGTCATCGTCTTTGGTACGCCGGAGGCATTGGCGCAAGTTGAATACGTCGTGTATCGCCTGGAAGACGCGTATCCAACGCCGGTCCAAATCGGAGGCACCCTTTCCACCAACTTTGAACTGAACGAGTTGGCGAACGGCTATTCCCTCATTCGAGCGGAGGTGTACGTTGAAGGCCAGGCGCAGCCCGTTCGACTGTCACGGTTCATTGATTTGACGGATGCATCACCGCCACTAAAGGGCACGTACCAAAACATGGCCGCCCGTGCGTGATGCGTAATCCCTGCTTCAAGCGCGCTGGAGGCTTCCG
Coding sequences within:
- a CDS encoding pYEATS domain-containing protein encodes the protein MSETSTLLSAIGSLAWPIIFAVTLFHFRDLARSIIQASLGRVRQGDEIRVGIVTIGKAAGQLQVPIEGQRLTDNHFALIHRSWRSEKHDAAHGRPMYRFHVIVFGTPEALAQVEYVVYRLEDAYPTPVQIGGTLSTNFELNELANGYSLIRAEVYVEGQAQPVRLSRFIDLTDASPPLKGTYQNMAARA
- a CDS encoding DUF3144 domain-containing protein, which produces MTNQVDDNFYNRADGYIALANEHCLSTGKGKVSASFLYGAARFNAYVGAINSGSLQRMTEEKENIVSYYLKEYEDMLRENLTDYIENYDDYMATPSGGEA
- a CDS encoding IS110 family transposase; translation: MSTITIGVDLAKSVFAACEVDGVGHVLRRQDLRREPFGLWLAQLPAGTVMAMEACSGAHHWARRCLEYGLEPRIIAAQFVKPFRKGRKTKNDRADAEAIATAARQGNMRFVPIKSVDQQVRLSWHRVREGYKVESLAIGNRIRGLLAEFGVIVAQGDVALRRLLADLDAQAGLPAEFKELIRDVADHWAQLRTHFDACDARIEAHARDDEQCVRLRAIVGIGPITADAVVATVGNAREFKQGRQMAAWLGLVPAQHSSGGHARLGEITCRGDAYLRTLLVQGARSSLQRAQAVAIEKATPEQLWIRSLDGRMLFGKVIVAIANKHARQIWAMLAHDADYDPCACLNHPMHRQTRTEQTV
- a CDS encoding CPBP family intramembrane glutamic endopeptidase, whose protein sequence is MQIEAKKISLSRQLCLCALMCGVAVVVIVLFHSQPYIPSLIGGLPVFYQIPLGVALGGLFWAASAMGYKYTVSRQSTQYTVESYSRLDLRGWNPLWIALAAGFGEELLFRGALQPLLGIWVTSALFVLVHARAYRFSKFNKRMLVQALCIFATSVFFGFLARYAGLVAAMIVHAAIDVVGLYTIRRVTHAQVPAAA